The window GACGTATCGCTGGCGGCTTCTGCCAGGCGCTTTTCCACTTCCTGGGCTCCAATGGCGCCGGGCACCCGGGTGCCGTTGGCAAAAATCAAGGTGGGGGTACCCGTGATCTTGTGCTTCTTGCCGAACGCCAGGTTGCGCTGCAGCGCGCTGGTATCGCAACTGGCGGCTGGCGCAGGCTTGTCACGCACCATGTGGTCTTGCCAGGCGGTGGCTTGTTCCTTGGAGCACCAGATGTTGCGCGACTTTTCTGCCGAGTCGGGGCTCAGGATAGGGTACAGGAACAGGTACACCGTCACATTGCTGATCTGCTGCAGATCGCGCTCGAAGCGCTTGCAGTAGCCGCAGTTGGGGTCTTCAAAAACCGCCACCTTGCGCTTGCCGTCGCCACGCACAATGGTCACGGCGTCTTTCAAGGGCAGGGCCGAGAAGCTGACCGCAGTCAGCTTGTTGATGCGGTCCTCGGTCAGATTGCGGCGTGCCTTGGAGTCGATGAGTTCCCCCTGAATCACGTAGTCGCCCTTGGCGTCCGTGTAGAACAGGTCGGTGCCGATGCGCACTTCGTACAGCCCCTTCATGGGCGTAGCGCGCACTTCATCAATCTTGTCCATTTGGGGGATGCGCTCGGCCAGGGCCTTGCGGATGGCGTCTTCCTGCGCGGTGGCGCTCAGGCTCAGGGTAGCTGCCGCGACGGTCAGCAAAGCGGTGGTCAGTTTCATCATGTTTCCGTTCAATCAACTTGCGTGATCAGCGCATCCCCATGGCCTGGCGTGCCACAAAATTCTTCAGCCAGTCACTGTGCTCAAAGCCCTTCATGCCCCAGTTGCGCAGCGCCTGCCAGGGCGCTTCCTGGCGCGCAAACAGCTGCTGCAGTCCATCAGTCGCCAGGCCCATCGCCACCAGGGCCGCCTTGCGCTGCCGTTCATAGCGCCGCAGCAGCCGCAGGTCGGCCACGCTGCGCCAGTAGTCACGGGTACGCAGTACGTCTGCCAGCGCCGCCACATCAGCCAGACCCAGGTTCAATCCTTGTCCTGCCAGTGGATGCACGTTGTGGGCTGCATCACCTGCCAGCACCCAGCTGCGGGCACCGACGCCCGCGGCTGACCCGGCGCCGCACCAGCGATCTGCCTTGGCCAGCTGCAGAGGCCATGTGGCGCGTTCTGCTATGAGTTCGAGGTTTCCGAGTGCCTGTTGGCTGGCTGTTTGCAATTCCTGCGCAAAAGCCTCGGCAGGCAACGCCATCAGCGCCGCGGCTTGCTCCTCAGGGACGGACCACACCACGGCGACAGAGTTCCCCTGAGGTCCCTCCAGCGGCAAAAAAGCCAGGATGCCTTGCGGCAAAAACCACTGGCGCGCCACCTGTCCATGTGGGTGTTCGCAGCGCACCCGGGTGGCAATGGCGTGCTGGGGATAGGGCGTCACGTCAAATTGAACGCCAAATTCGGCACGGGTGGTGCTGGAACGGCCTTCGCATACGACGGTCAGGGGGGCTGCCACGGGGCTGTCCACCACTTCTACCAGCGGCTGAAACCGCACGGCCTGAGCCAGGCGTTCTTCGAGGGCCGGCACATCCACGATCCACGCCAGCGCCTCCACCCCCTGGAGGGCGGCATCAAAATGAACGCGGCCATCCTGATCGCCCTGCACCTGCATGTGCTTGACGGCGGTGGCGTGTTCGGTGTCGGGCCAGCTACGCAGCGACTCCAGCAGGCTGCGCGACGCTGCATTCAGTGCGTAGGCACGCACGTCGGTGGCCGCCGCACTGCGCGGGGCAGGGGCCGGCACCAGAGCCACCTTCAGCCGTTCTCGCGCCAGTAACAACGCCAAGGTTCGGCCCACGATTCCGGTGCCACGAATACAGATATCAAAGGTTGGGGCCATGAGGGGCATTGTAGGAGGGGTCTTACCCACTTCCTGGACAGGGCAGAATTGCGGCCCGGCCTATCTGGCCCCCTTTTTCAGGAGCACCCGGCGTGAGTTTCCCTTCCGAGTCCGATCTGTCCGGCACCATTGCGCGGCTGTTTGTGTATCCCGTCAAATCCTGCGCGGGCATCGAGGTGCAGCAGGCATTGCTGACAGAGACCGGCCTGGATCTGGACCGCGCCTGGATGGTGGTGGATGCGCAAGGCCTGTTTCTTACCCAGCGCAGCCTGCCACGCATGGCGCTGATCCGGCCGCAACTCAAGAGCGACGAAATGGTGCTGCGCGCCCCTGGCATGCTGGCGCTGCATGTGGCGATCGACGCAGTGGAGGCCCCGGCCACGGTGACCGTCTGGCGCGACACGGTACCTGCGTGGGACATGGGGCCCGTGGCGGCCCAGTGGTTTTCTGATTTTCTGGGCCAGCCTTGCCGTCTGGTCCGGTTTGATCCCGAACACCGGCGTCTGTCCAGCCTGGAGTGGACTGACGGGGTCGAGGCACGCAATCAGTTCGCGGACGGGTTTCCGTTGCTCGTGACCAGCGAGGCGTCCCTGCAGGAGCTCAATGCCCGGCTCACTGCCGGTGGTCACGCTGCCGTGGGCATGGAGCGGTTTCGCCCCAATCTGGTCCTCGCTGGCGTGGAAGCCCACGATGAAGACCGCGTGGATGGGCTGCATGTGCAGGCAGACGATGCCACTGGTGTCCGCCTGCAGCCCGTCAAACCCTGCGCGCGGTGCCCTATCCCGAACATTGACCCGGCCACCGCCGAGAGCAACCCGTCAGTGGGCGATACATTGCGCAGTTACCGCCAGGACAAGCGGCTGGACGGTGCCATCACCTTTGGCATGAATGTGATCGTGCGTGAGGGGGCGGGCCAGTGGCTGCGCGTGGGGCAGCGCATCGCGGGCGATCTGCGGTTCGATTGAGAGCCTGATCCGGGCAGTCTGTAGCGAGTGCCGGGCGGGCCCGTAAAATCGGCGGTTTGTCTCCAGAACACCAGAAAGCCCTGCCATGAGCCTCCAATGCGGCATCGTGGGCCTGCCCAACGTCGGCAAGTCCACCCTTTTCAACGCGCTGACCAAGGCTGGCATTGCCGCCGAGAACTATCCCTTCTGCACCATCGAGCCCAATGTCGGCGTAGTGGAAGTGCCCGACCCCCGCCTGCAGCAACTGGCCGGGATCATCTCGCCCGAACGCATCGTTCCCGCCATCGTCGAATTTGTGGACATTGCCGGCCTGGTGGCTGGTGCCAGCCAGGGCGAAGGCCTGGGCAACCAGTTCCTGGCCCACATCCGTGAAACCGACGCCATCGTGAACGTGGTGCGCTGCTTTGAAGACGACAACGTGATCCACGTGGCTGGCCGTGTGGACCCGATCTCTGACATCGAAGTGATCCAGACCGAGCTGTGCCTGGCGGACATGGGCACCGTGGAAAAGGCGCTCAACCGCTACACCAAAGCCGCCAAGTCGGGCAACGACAAGGACGCCGC of the Acidovorax sp. 107 genome contains:
- a CDS encoding DsbC family protein, producing the protein MKLTTALLTVAAATLSLSATAQEDAIRKALAERIPQMDKIDEVRATPMKGLYEVRIGTDLFYTDAKGDYVIQGELIDSKARRNLTEDRINKLTAVSFSALPLKDAVTIVRGDGKRKVAVFEDPNCGYCKRFERDLQQISNVTVYLFLYPILSPDSAEKSRNIWCSKEQATAWQDHMVRDKPAPAASCDTSALQRNLAFGKKHKITGTPTLIFANGTRVPGAIGAQEVEKRLAEAASDTSSAN
- a CDS encoding FAD-dependent monooxygenase — its product is MAPTFDICIRGTGIVGRTLALLLARERLKVALVPAPAPRSAAATDVRAYALNAASRSLLESLRSWPDTEHATAVKHMQVQGDQDGRVHFDAALQGVEALAWIVDVPALEERLAQAVRFQPLVEVVDSPVAAPLTVVCEGRSSTTRAEFGVQFDVTPYPQHAIATRVRCEHPHGQVARQWFLPQGILAFLPLEGPQGNSVAVVWSVPEEQAAALMALPAEAFAQELQTASQQALGNLELIAERATWPLQLAKADRWCGAGSAAGVGARSWVLAGDAAHNVHPLAGQGLNLGLADVAALADVLRTRDYWRSVADLRLLRRYERQRKAALVAMGLATDGLQQLFARQEAPWQALRNWGMKGFEHSDWLKNFVARQAMGMR
- a CDS encoding MOSC domain-containing protein — translated: MSFPSESDLSGTIARLFVYPVKSCAGIEVQQALLTETGLDLDRAWMVVDAQGLFLTQRSLPRMALIRPQLKSDEMVLRAPGMLALHVAIDAVEAPATVTVWRDTVPAWDMGPVAAQWFSDFLGQPCRLVRFDPEHRRLSSLEWTDGVEARNQFADGFPLLVTSEASLQELNARLTAGGHAAVGMERFRPNLVLAGVEAHDEDRVDGLHVQADDATGVRLQPVKPCARCPIPNIDPATAESNPSVGDTLRSYRQDKRLDGAITFGMNVIVREGAGQWLRVGQRIAGDLRFD